A genomic region of Enterococcus sp. 12C11_DIV0727 contains the following coding sequences:
- the add gene encoding adenosine deaminase gives MKREHVKNLPKIELHCHLDGSIRPETLREIADAQGIALPNDHAQLKELLIAPKDCQNLNDYLERFDLVLACLQTEAALKTAAIDVISQAAEENIQYIEVRFAPSLHTEKGLSLPKVITAVLAGLEQGQQQFGVKSNALLCGMRHEELKEIEKIVQLAEAFKNSGVAGFDLAGNEIDFPPYTFEETLDLVNQLSIPLTLHAGECGCGKNVADAIHLGAKRIGHGIALKDTPEYFSLLQKENILIEMCPTSNFQTKTVTHLADYPFKTFLEAGINICINTDNRTVSDTTLTDEFMKLHEWYGITYADMEQLSHNAVNGAFISESEKQLLHDQLTNSY, from the coding sequence GTGAAACGTGAACATGTCAAAAATCTACCTAAAATCGAGCTACACTGTCATTTAGATGGATCAATCCGACCAGAGACTTTACGAGAGATAGCAGATGCACAAGGCATTGCTCTACCCAACGATCACGCACAATTAAAAGAGCTATTAATCGCACCTAAGGATTGTCAAAATTTAAATGATTATTTAGAGCGTTTTGATTTAGTTTTGGCTTGCCTTCAAACAGAAGCAGCGTTAAAAACAGCGGCAATCGACGTTATCAGTCAAGCAGCTGAAGAAAATATCCAGTATATCGAAGTTCGTTTTGCCCCGTCTCTTCACACTGAAAAAGGACTCTCTTTGCCAAAAGTGATCACGGCGGTTTTAGCAGGTCTTGAACAAGGACAGCAACAATTTGGTGTAAAAAGTAACGCTTTATTATGCGGCATGCGCCACGAAGAACTAAAGGAAATCGAAAAAATCGTCCAGTTAGCAGAAGCGTTTAAGAACAGCGGGGTTGCGGGATTCGATCTCGCTGGAAATGAGATTGATTTTCCGCCGTACACCTTTGAAGAAACGCTAGATTTAGTTAATCAACTGTCTATTCCACTAACGCTTCACGCTGGTGAATGCGGCTGCGGTAAAAATGTTGCCGATGCTATTCATCTGGGTGCCAAACGGATCGGACATGGCATTGCCTTAAAAGACACTCCAGAATATTTCTCTTTACTGCAAAAAGAAAACATCTTAATCGAAATGTGCCCTACTAGTAATTTCCAAACAAAAACCGTTACTCATCTAGCCGACTATCCTTTCAAAACGTTTCTAGAAGCTGGGATCAACATTTGTATCAACACAGATAATCGGACAGTTTCGGATACAACATTAACAGATGAGTTTATGAAACTTCATGAATGGTACGGTATTACTTATGCCGACATGGAACAATTGAGTCACAACGCTGTGAATGGTGCCTTTATTTCTGAAAGTGAAAAACAGCTTCTTCATGATCAATTGACGAATAGTTATTGA
- a CDS encoding endo-beta-N-acetylglucosaminidase encodes MKRKTWKSVLYCCTAMTITLGTNLLFTPTVSAEPSELKVGQETSIPLFDQVPESTALFPETLLEWSPQSDPDAPFNLSKVPLVTRVQGKKTNVDQSTEAKVLSIAIVNRHTKGTPSQGGTDKAVYNFTNWQYIDTLVAWAGSSGEGIIVPPSGDVTDSAHRNGVPVVGTVFFPPEAYGGKSEWVTQFVQKDQKGRFPMADKLIEMSTVYGFDGWFINQETNVDAQTATDMKEFMSYLQTRKPKNQQVIWYDSMLPNGNVDWQGALNEQNQGYFQEGKKRVSDKLFIDFRWQGLAGSREKATQLKRDPYDLFAGIDVQANGVNSRRKPSSILGGNGQPLVSLGLYCPDWTLRDGGQYNIDRYWENEKLLWINPQGNPRSVVSSSNEWQGVSRYYVEKTPVTSLPFLTNFNVGNGDAFYQNGSKVQEGTFNNRSIQDVLPTYRWVIDNGEGNQLEAAISYEDAFNGGSSIKLSGAMAAETSSFIKLYASQVKVNAADTATVVTKGVNEAALVLELKGKEQPLTIQGKQQTLANGWVQTTYSLKPANCQTVTAVGLDLKNSESGPATIYLGQLKLGKEKTTPVSAISKVTFSGKTVLDDLTESIRISWDSKGKNTASYRIYREVAGQLQFEGETANQAYTILNQTRSTENNSYHVVPVDHYGREDQKKGASAVYTFEALKKPEIAINASSTLIAPGETLTLSATVSKSTETVNWEVLGATPQTASGKEVSLSFDQAGVYTVKATAVNASGETEVIKENYLHVYDPSTGIKIENLSTLPTTTATQGSGYTNDSESYRFVLDGNVKTKWCDNSSDQPWMIADLGAVKTIAGFELFHAGAGGESPEWNTRDYDISVSSDGNNWTTVVQHRGNIENSSRDAIGLVEARYVKLSLEKAEQNGKTARIYDWQIIGVDQTGIIK; translated from the coding sequence TTGAAAAGAAAAACTTGGAAAAGTGTACTTTACTGCTGCACGGCAATGACTATTACGTTAGGGACAAATTTGTTGTTTACACCAACTGTTTCCGCAGAGCCATCAGAATTAAAAGTCGGTCAAGAAACGAGTATCCCTTTATTTGATCAAGTGCCAGAATCAACAGCTTTATTTCCTGAAACATTGTTAGAATGGAGTCCTCAAAGCGATCCTGATGCACCGTTTAATCTGTCTAAAGTGCCTTTAGTTACTCGGGTACAAGGAAAGAAAACAAATGTTGATCAAAGTACAGAAGCTAAAGTATTGTCGATTGCAATTGTCAATCGTCACACAAAAGGAACACCGTCTCAAGGTGGAACAGATAAAGCTGTCTATAACTTTACTAATTGGCAATATATCGACACCCTTGTTGCGTGGGCAGGATCCTCAGGTGAAGGGATCATCGTACCACCAAGTGGGGACGTTACTGATTCTGCACATCGAAATGGTGTACCAGTTGTCGGGACAGTGTTCTTTCCGCCAGAAGCCTATGGTGGGAAAAGTGAATGGGTAACCCAATTTGTCCAAAAGGATCAAAAAGGTAGATTCCCAATGGCAGACAAATTAATAGAAATGTCTACGGTTTATGGTTTTGATGGCTGGTTTATCAATCAAGAAACCAATGTTGATGCCCAAACAGCCACTGACATGAAAGAATTTATGAGTTATTTGCAGACTCGTAAACCGAAAAATCAGCAAGTTATTTGGTATGACTCCATGCTTCCAAACGGCAATGTTGACTGGCAAGGAGCTTTAAACGAGCAAAATCAAGGGTATTTTCAGGAGGGGAAAAAACGAGTTTCCGATAAACTGTTTATTGATTTTCGTTGGCAAGGACTCGCTGGATCACGAGAAAAAGCGACGCAATTGAAACGTGATCCTTACGACCTTTTTGCTGGGATCGATGTTCAGGCAAATGGCGTCAATAGTAGACGGAAGCCAAGCAGTATTTTAGGCGGAAACGGTCAACCACTGGTTTCTTTAGGGCTGTATTGTCCAGATTGGACGTTGCGTGATGGCGGACAATATAACATTGATCGTTATTGGGAAAATGAAAAGCTACTTTGGATAAATCCTCAAGGAAATCCTCGATCTGTAGTGAGTTCCAGCAATGAGTGGCAAGGTGTTTCTCGTTATTATGTAGAAAAAACACCCGTAACTAGCTTGCCATTTTTAACAAATTTTAATGTGGGCAATGGCGATGCTTTTTATCAAAACGGAAGCAAAGTCCAAGAAGGAACCTTTAACAATCGTAGTATTCAAGATGTTTTGCCGACCTATCGCTGGGTCATTGATAACGGAGAGGGAAATCAACTAGAAGCAGCAATTAGTTATGAAGATGCTTTTAATGGTGGTTCATCGATCAAGTTATCCGGCGCAATGGCAGCCGAAACCTCAAGCTTTATCAAATTATACGCATCTCAAGTTAAGGTTAATGCAGCAGACACGGCAACTGTAGTGACAAAAGGAGTAAATGAAGCTGCACTAGTTTTAGAATTAAAAGGCAAAGAACAACCCTTAACGATCCAAGGAAAGCAGCAAACTTTAGCAAACGGTTGGGTTCAAACAACGTACTCACTTAAGCCTGCAAACTGTCAAACTGTGACAGCTGTTGGGTTGGATTTAAAAAATAGTGAGAGTGGTCCAGCAACGATTTATTTAGGTCAATTAAAACTTGGAAAGGAAAAAACAACACCAGTCAGTGCTATCAGTAAAGTTACTTTTTCTGGAAAAACTGTACTCGATGACTTAACTGAAAGTATTCGGATAAGCTGGGATTCCAAAGGGAAAAATACGGCTTCTTATCGTATTTACCGGGAAGTAGCCGGTCAATTACAATTTGAAGGTGAAACAGCTAACCAAGCATATACCATATTAAATCAAACACGTTCAACAGAAAATAATAGCTATCACGTGGTTCCGGTCGATCATTATGGTCGAGAAGATCAAAAGAAAGGAGCGTCAGCAGTCTACACATTTGAAGCGTTGAAAAAACCAGAGATTGCCATTAATGCGAGTAGTACACTGATCGCACCTGGGGAAACACTTACGTTATCTGCAACTGTTTCTAAATCGACAGAAACGGTCAATTGGGAAGTGCTCGGTGCAACACCGCAAACAGCTTCTGGGAAAGAAGTGTCACTCTCTTTTGATCAAGCGGGTGTTTATACCGTAAAAGCAACGGCAGTGAATGCGTCAGGTGAAACAGAAGTGATTAAAGAAAACTATCTCCATGTTTACGATCCAAGCACAGGCATCAAAATAGAAAATCTATCTACGTTGCCAACAACGACAGCTACTCAAGGGTCAGGTTATACGAATGACAGTGAAAGCTATCGCTTTGTGTTAGATGGCAACGTAAAAACGAAATGGTGTGATAACAGCAGTGATCAGCCGTGGATGATCGCTGATTTAGGAGCGGTAAAAACAATTGCTGGTTTTGAACTATTTCATGCAGGAGCAGGTGGCGAAAGTCCAGAATGGAATACCAGAGACTATGATATTTCTGTAAGTAGTGATGGAAATAATTGGACAACCGTTGTTCAGCATCGTGGCAATATTGAAAATAGTAGCCGTGATGCAATCGGTTTAGTTGAAGCAAGATATGTGAAACTTTCGCTAGAAAAAGCAGAACAAAATGGAAAAACGGCTAGAATTTATGATTGGCAGATTATTGGTGTTGATCAAACAGGAATCATCAAGTGA
- a CDS encoding family 20 glycosylhydrolase, translating to MNRSENLIWFDRQEIYVFFDNAFVGEKERVAYLYEKFLAKQINFVEAPEQAAVVVNYSAELKDSFVIKIAETIVVSANNPLLAFRGMMYLAQQVKAGLKLKSGKFHDCLPERIIMLDIGRKYFSVAGVRQLLEHMALHGFNFIQLHFSENTGFRIESEKYPQLVSEKFLTKAEIKELIHYAAYLSIEIIPDIDTPGHMEHLLKGHPEWQLTRAEPQKKMSKVPSALDITNEEAVAFAHSLYDEYMTLFADSRYFHIGADEFIDFDQMEQYPALADSGITKVEAYVNTVATFVKARGFIPRVWNDAFFRNSQTSSLTKDVEITYWTKWQKEMAPLQTFLDEGYSVVNFNDNYLYYVLGENAGYTYPTAAKIKQQWQPNLFSSEQLVPLGNQKQVKGAALAVWCDKPRAQTEKEVIIALTKLMEGFSFHFHKN from the coding sequence ATGAACAGAAGCGAAAATTTAATCTGGTTTGATAGACAAGAAATTTACGTGTTTTTTGACAATGCTTTTGTTGGAGAAAAAGAAAGGGTAGCTTATCTATACGAGAAGTTCCTGGCTAAACAAATTAATTTTGTCGAGGCACCTGAACAAGCAGCAGTTGTTGTGAACTATTCGGCAGAATTAAAAGATAGCTTTGTGATCAAAATAGCTGAGACAATTGTAGTTTCAGCTAATAATCCATTGCTGGCTTTTCGTGGCATGATGTATTTAGCACAGCAAGTAAAAGCAGGTCTTAAACTTAAATCAGGAAAATTTCATGATTGTTTACCTGAACGAATCATCATGTTGGATATTGGTAGAAAGTATTTTTCAGTTGCAGGGGTGCGCCAGCTTTTAGAGCACATGGCGTTACATGGTTTTAATTTCATACAGCTACATTTTTCCGAAAATACAGGATTTCGGATCGAATCAGAAAAATATCCTCAACTTGTTTCAGAAAAATTTCTGACAAAAGCTGAAATAAAAGAATTGATTCATTATGCTGCCTATTTATCGATCGAGATTATTCCGGATATTGATACACCTGGGCATATGGAGCATTTGTTGAAAGGTCATCCAGAGTGGCAATTAACGAGAGCTGAACCACAAAAGAAAATGAGTAAAGTTCCTTCTGCGCTAGATATTACAAATGAAGAAGCAGTAGCATTTGCGCATTCTTTGTACGATGAATATATGACACTTTTTGCTGATAGTCGTTACTTTCATATTGGGGCGGATGAATTTATTGATTTTGATCAAATGGAACAATATCCAGCCTTGGCTGATTCAGGGATCACAAAAGTTGAAGCATACGTCAACACTGTTGCAACATTTGTTAAAGCACGCGGCTTTATCCCAAGAGTCTGGAACGATGCATTCTTTAGAAATAGCCAAACATCCTCGTTGACTAAAGACGTCGAAATTACTTATTGGACAAAGTGGCAAAAAGAAATGGCTCCACTGCAAACTTTTTTAGATGAAGGATATTCAGTGGTTAATTTCAATGATAATTATCTCTATTATGTACTAGGTGAAAATGCTGGTTATACTTATCCGACGGCAGCAAAAATAAAGCAACAATGGCAGCCAAACTTGTTCTCTTCAGAACAACTGGTTCCGTTGGGAAATCAAAAACAAGTCAAAGGTGCCGCTCTAGCAGTTTGGTGTGATAAACCTAGAGCACAAACTGAAAAAGAAGTCATCATAGCACTGACCAAGCTAATGGAAGGATTTTCTTTTCATTTTCATAAAAACTAA
- a CDS encoding ROK family protein, whose translation MAYYGSIEAGGTKFVCAVADEELKIIERISLPTTLPEATLEQVFAFFDSYDLTALGVGSFGPIDVNRKSSTYGYITSTPKPGWRNVDLLGALKARYDIPIAWTTDVNAAAYGEMHLGAGKDTQSCIYLTVGTGVGGGAVVNGVVLQGFSHPEMGHISVQRYPNDTLESTCPYHDNCLEGLAAGPALEKRTGIKGQLLASDHDVWAIVAFYLAQALMNYTLVLSPEKIILGGGVMKQAQLFPMIRESLKQQLGDYVALPPLEDYIVGCDLEENSGTMGCLLLAKEQCA comes from the coding sequence ATGGCGTATTATGGATCGATCGAAGCGGGCGGTACAAAATTTGTTTGTGCGGTAGCAGATGAGGAACTAAAAATCATTGAGCGAATCAGTCTGCCCACAACACTACCAGAAGCGACCTTAGAACAAGTTTTTGCCTTTTTTGATTCCTACGACTTAACAGCTTTAGGTGTAGGCTCGTTTGGACCAATTGATGTCAACCGTAAATCAAGCACGTATGGCTATATTACTTCAACACCGAAACCCGGTTGGCGAAATGTCGATCTTTTAGGGGCATTAAAGGCACGTTACGATATTCCGATTGCTTGGACTACGGATGTTAATGCGGCAGCTTATGGTGAAATGCATTTAGGCGCTGGTAAAGACACTCAAAGTTGTATCTATTTAACCGTCGGTACAGGTGTCGGTGGTGGTGCTGTGGTCAATGGAGTCGTCTTGCAAGGATTTAGTCATCCTGAGATGGGGCATATTTCAGTTCAACGTTACCCAAATGATACGTTAGAAAGTACCTGTCCATACCATGATAATTGCTTAGAAGGGCTTGCTGCAGGTCCTGCTTTAGAAAAAAGAACAGGGATCAAAGGGCAATTATTAGCATCTGATCATGACGTTTGGGCGATTGTAGCATTCTACTTAGCTCAAGCATTGATGAACTATACATTGGTCCTTTCGCCAGAAAAAATTATTTTAGGTGGAGGCGTAATGAAACAAGCGCAACTCTTTCCGATGATTCGTGAGTCCTTGAAGCAACAGCTAGGAGACTATGTAGCGTTACCTCCGCTAGAAGACTATATTGTTGGGTGTGATTTAGAAGAAAATAGTGGAACGATGGGCTGCTTATTATTGGCCAAAGAACAGTGTGCATGA
- a CDS encoding alpha-mannosidase, which translates to MKKKVYIISHSHWDREWYMPYEQHHMRLVELLDDVLELAETDPDFNSFHLDGQTIILDDYLQVRPEKKSAVQKAITDGKLRIGPFYILQDDFLISSESNVRNMLIGKKDSEKWGPAVKLGYFPDTFGNMGQTPQMMQQAGLDAAAFGRGVKPVGFNNEVLEDENYTSQYSEMWWQGPDGSIVLGLLFANWYSNGNEIPAEKEAALAFWTQKLAEAEKFASTDHLLMMNGVDHQPVQKDVTKAIALANELFPEYEFIHSNFDEYLQHMRQDLPEKVGTVHGELTSQETDGWFTLANTASARVYLKQWNTKVERQLENVTEPLAAMAYELTQNYPHDQLEYAWKLLLQNHPHDSICGCSVDEVHREMMPRFEKANEVGKFIAEEALTHLVEAVDTEVFAETSHPFVVFNTSGYEKSDIVKVKVEIERKMFKEGIPHELWKSLAESDTPMFEVVDIQGEIIPAVISQPEVSFGYDLPKDRFRVPYMAKYVEIELPITKMLAFSRNTFALQETTTQVKKVGSMIKKLENLQLENSCLTVTINQDGTLDVLDKATGKNYSKLLTIENVGDIGNEYIFKQPEGTGPILSSGCPAEVSVIKDESFMTQIKICQRMMIPQSADELLEKEQKAVVDFRYRKAGRSAVLKELTIETIVTMEKDSAHLRFETIVDNQMKDHRLRMLFPTDIKTETHEADSIYEVVTRPNKVSKSWENPTNPQHQHAFVNLHDELSGVTVSNFGLNEYEILPEANTIALTLIRAVGEMGDWGYFPTPEAQCLGLHTFEYGIDFHGAKAQRYATYQRAYAAQIPFSVKQTTKHSGELKAKDTYLTVKGTTFAVTAVKNSEDNQMLVVRGFNMSGKTAEVSINKTGSDAPIVLNLLEEKQNGPVAQELKAYEIRTIGFDR; encoded by the coding sequence ATGAAGAAAAAAGTTTATATCATCTCGCATTCTCACTGGGATCGTGAATGGTACATGCCTTATGAACAACACCATATGCGTTTGGTTGAATTATTGGATGATGTATTAGAATTAGCTGAAACGGATCCGGATTTTAATAGTTTTCATTTAGACGGACAAACGATTATTTTAGATGATTACTTGCAAGTTAGACCAGAAAAAAAATCAGCTGTCCAAAAAGCGATTACGGATGGAAAATTACGGATTGGTCCGTTTTATATCTTGCAGGATGATTTTTTGATCAGTTCTGAATCCAATGTCCGTAACATGCTAATTGGCAAAAAAGACAGCGAAAAATGGGGACCAGCAGTTAAACTAGGCTATTTCCCTGATACGTTTGGAAACATGGGACAAACACCGCAAATGATGCAACAAGCAGGGCTGGATGCAGCGGCTTTTGGTCGTGGAGTAAAACCAGTTGGCTTTAACAACGAAGTGCTTGAGGATGAAAATTATACTTCTCAGTATTCAGAAATGTGGTGGCAAGGACCAGACGGTAGTATCGTGTTAGGCTTACTGTTTGCGAATTGGTACAGTAATGGCAATGAGATACCCGCTGAAAAAGAAGCAGCACTGGCCTTTTGGACGCAAAAATTAGCGGAAGCTGAAAAATTTGCCTCGACTGATCACTTACTGATGATGAATGGTGTAGATCATCAGCCTGTTCAAAAAGATGTGACAAAGGCGATTGCGTTAGCGAATGAGCTGTTTCCAGAATATGAATTTATTCATTCGAACTTTGATGAGTATTTACAACATATGCGTCAGGATTTACCCGAAAAAGTTGGGACGGTTCATGGAGAACTGACTAGCCAAGAAACAGATGGTTGGTTTACATTAGCAAATACGGCTTCTGCAAGAGTTTATTTAAAACAATGGAATACCAAAGTAGAACGACAATTAGAAAATGTAACAGAACCTTTAGCTGCTATGGCCTATGAGTTGACACAAAATTATCCTCATGATCAGCTAGAATACGCTTGGAAATTACTATTACAAAATCATCCTCACGATAGTATTTGTGGTTGTTCGGTAGATGAAGTGCATCGGGAAATGATGCCGAGATTTGAAAAAGCCAATGAAGTTGGAAAATTTATAGCTGAAGAGGCGTTGACACATTTAGTTGAAGCCGTTGATACAGAAGTGTTTGCTGAAACCAGTCATCCATTTGTCGTGTTTAATACGTCTGGCTATGAAAAATCGGACATTGTAAAAGTCAAAGTGGAAATCGAGCGAAAAATGTTCAAAGAGGGAATTCCCCATGAATTGTGGAAAAGTCTTGCTGAAAGCGATACGCCAATGTTTGAAGTGGTTGATATACAAGGAGAAATTATTCCAGCTGTGATCTCGCAACCAGAAGTGAGCTTTGGTTATGATTTACCAAAAGACCGTTTTAGAGTTCCTTATATGGCTAAATATGTCGAAATCGAGCTACCGATCACAAAAATGCTAGCTTTTTCTCGGAATACTTTTGCGCTTCAGGAAACGACAACACAAGTCAAAAAAGTTGGATCGATGATTAAGAAGCTAGAAAATCTTCAACTAGAAAATAGCTGTTTGACTGTAACGATTAATCAAGATGGTACATTGGACGTGTTAGACAAAGCAACAGGTAAAAACTATAGCAAGTTATTGACGATTGAGAATGTCGGTGATATTGGGAATGAGTATATTTTTAAACAACCAGAAGGAACGGGTCCAATTTTATCTAGTGGATGCCCCGCTGAGGTTTCGGTTATAAAAGATGAATCCTTCATGACTCAAATCAAGATCTGCCAACGTATGATGATTCCGCAATCAGCAGACGAGCTATTAGAAAAAGAACAAAAAGCTGTTGTTGATTTTCGTTACCGAAAAGCAGGACGCTCAGCCGTTTTAAAAGAGTTAACGATCGAAACTATAGTGACGATGGAAAAAGATTCTGCTCATTTGCGTTTTGAAACAATAGTGGATAATCAAATGAAAGACCACCGCCTACGGATGTTGTTTCCGACAGATATCAAAACGGAGACCCATGAAGCGGATAGCATATATGAAGTCGTGACGCGACCAAATAAAGTGAGCAAAAGTTGGGAGAACCCAACTAATCCTCAACACCAGCATGCTTTCGTCAATCTTCATGATGAACTATCTGGAGTGACTGTTTCTAATTTTGGATTGAATGAATATGAAATTTTACCTGAAGCGAATACGATTGCCTTAACGCTTATACGCGCTGTTGGAGAAATGGGTGATTGGGGCTACTTCCCGACACCAGAAGCACAGTGTTTAGGTCTGCATACATTTGAATATGGTATTGATTTTCATGGAGCAAAAGCGCAAAGATATGCAACGTATCAACGAGCTTATGCAGCTCAAATTCCTTTTAGTGTGAAACAAACCACTAAACATTCAGGTGAGCTAAAAGCCAAAGATACTTATTTAACGGTTAAAGGCACGACATTTGCTGTAACAGCAGTGAAGAATAGTGAAGACAATCAAATGCTAGTTGTTAGAGGATTCAATATGAGCGGGAAAACGGCTGAAGTGAGCATCAATAAAACAGGTAGTGATGCACCGATCGTATTGAATTTGCTAGAAGAAAAACAAAATGGACCTGTAGCACAGGAGTTAAAGGCTTATGAAATACGTACGATAGGTTTTGACCGATAA
- a CDS encoding glycoside hydrolase family 125 protein, which produces MTYTKIPTSVQTFMDKITQLCGEEHAGWAENFNAAFANTLTTTVKKQTDGTTFLLTGDIPAMWLRDSTAQVRPYLVIAKEDEELKNMICGLVQRQFFYITMDPYANAFNETPNSAGHQTDHTTMTPWIWERKYEIDSLCYPVQLAYLLFKNTGCQKQFDEHFVTGVKKILAVFTTEQEHQLSPYTFERDTTRLEDTLPNNGRGSEVGKTGMTWSGFRPSDDACRYGYLVPSNMFAVVVLGYIEEIFSEVLSDPELVKQASALRKEIDTGIQSYGKTTNQGGESVYAYEVDGLGNSSIMDDSNIPNLLSAPYLGYTAADDGTYQATRKTILSKENPYFYEGKYAKGIGSSHTPENYIWPIALAMEGMTTENKTEKERILNSLVANDGGTHLMHEGFDVDDPSNYTREWFSWANMMFCELVMDYFDIRVER; this is translated from the coding sequence ATGACTTATACTAAAATACCTACTTCTGTCCAAACGTTTATGGATAAAATCACGCAATTGTGTGGGGAAGAACATGCTGGCTGGGCGGAGAATTTTAACGCAGCTTTTGCCAATACCCTAACAACGACTGTCAAAAAGCAAACAGATGGCACCACATTTTTACTGACGGGCGATATTCCTGCCATGTGGTTGAGAGATTCGACCGCACAAGTTCGTCCATATTTAGTGATTGCAAAAGAAGATGAAGAACTTAAGAACATGATTTGCGGGTTGGTTCAACGCCAATTTTTTTATATCACGATGGATCCTTATGCCAATGCCTTTAATGAAACACCGAATAGCGCAGGACATCAAACGGATCACACAACAATGACTCCGTGGATCTGGGAGCGGAAATATGAAATCGATTCATTGTGTTATCCTGTTCAGCTAGCGTATTTACTATTTAAAAACACTGGTTGCCAAAAACAGTTTGATGAACATTTTGTTACAGGTGTCAAAAAAATACTAGCCGTTTTTACAACAGAACAGGAACATCAACTTTCGCCCTATACATTTGAACGAGATACAACACGTTTAGAAGATACACTTCCAAATAATGGTCGCGGTAGTGAGGTTGGAAAAACGGGCATGACTTGGTCTGGTTTCCGTCCCAGTGATGATGCCTGTCGGTACGGTTATTTAGTTCCGTCGAATATGTTTGCAGTGGTCGTTTTAGGCTATATCGAAGAGATTTTCAGTGAGGTGCTTTCTGATCCAGAATTAGTCAAACAGGCCTCAGCCCTTAGAAAAGAGATCGATACGGGCATTCAAAGCTACGGAAAAACGACTAATCAAGGTGGCGAATCTGTCTATGCATATGAAGTAGACGGCCTAGGAAATAGTAGTATTATGGACGACAGCAATATTCCTAATTTACTTTCAGCGCCATATCTTGGTTATACAGCAGCCGATGATGGAACGTACCAAGCGACGCGTAAAACTATTTTAAGTAAAGAAAATCCTTATTTTTACGAAGGAAAATACGCTAAAGGGATTGGTAGCTCTCATACCCCAGAAAATTATATTTGGCCGATTGCTCTGGCGATGGAAGGGATGACCACGGAGAATAAAACAGAAAAAGAACGAATTTTGAATTCTTTGGTTGCAAACGATGGCGGAACCCATTTAATGCATGAAGGATTTGATGTCGATGATCCGTCAAACTACACGCGCGAGTGGTTTTCTTGGGCAAACATGATGTTTTGCGAGTTGGTTATGGATTACTTTGATATCCGTGTAGAACGATAA
- a CDS encoding GntR family transcriptional regulator — MSKPLYKKITDDLLHAIETGQLAENAQLPTEKELSQTYNVSRITSKRALTELENQGLIYRIQGKGSYVQKRKPRKKKVSRILFLIPFVNDLSLGNFNEGLAPVTSEHHYEVIMSSAAFLINKQAADIIEDFDGMIYYAHNTEDFLDTLFELSIQQFPVIILDKKIHDLPYPTVQSDNFSGGAMATNYLAAQGHQRIAYIFGEPTLPQSVRQRYLGYIHATKEQHLSFHTALTDKQAFLNADVIAYLKENEITGIVCENDLVAISLINQAKRATIDIPNQLSVIGFDNIQAASLIDPTLTTIAQDFKGMGKLAGTMLIEWIENLVIPTDQQIPVKQIIRHSTKEN, encoded by the coding sequence ATGTCCAAACCACTATATAAAAAAATTACCGATGATTTATTACATGCAATCGAAACAGGTCAGTTAGCAGAAAATGCACAACTACCGACCGAAAAGGAACTCTCTCAAACCTACAATGTCAGCCGCATCACCTCGAAACGTGCTTTGACAGAATTGGAAAACCAAGGGTTGATTTATCGAATCCAAGGTAAAGGCAGCTATGTACAAAAACGTAAACCTAGAAAGAAAAAAGTTTCTCGTATCTTATTTTTGATCCCCTTTGTAAATGACCTTTCTCTTGGAAATTTTAATGAAGGGCTAGCACCCGTGACAAGTGAACATCATTACGAGGTCATCATGTCTTCTGCAGCGTTTTTGATCAATAAACAAGCAGCTGATATCATTGAAGACTTTGATGGCATGATCTACTATGCACACAATACTGAAGACTTTTTAGATACACTATTTGAACTGTCCATTCAGCAATTTCCAGTCATTATTTTAGATAAAAAAATCCATGACTTACCTTATCCAACAGTTCAGTCAGATAACTTTTCAGGTGGAGCTATGGCAACCAATTATTTGGCTGCCCAAGGTCATCAGCGAATCGCTTATATTTTTGGCGAACCAACCTTGCCGCAATCTGTACGACAACGCTATTTAGGCTACATCCATGCCACAAAAGAACAGCACTTATCTTTTCATACAGCATTAACGGATAAACAAGCTTTTTTAAATGCAGATGTGATTGCTTATCTCAAAGAAAATGAGATTACAGGCATCGTCTGCGAAAATGATCTAGTGGCGATTTCGTTAATAAATCAAGCGAAACGTGCAACGATTGATATACCAAATCAGTTATCCGTAATTGGATTTGATAATATCCAAGCAGCTTCACTAATCGATCCAACACTTACAACAATTGCCCAAGATTTCAAAGGTATGGGTAAGCTTGCTGGTACGATGCTGATTGAATGGATCGAAAACCTTGTGATCCCAACAGATCAACAAATCCCTGTAAAACAAATCATTCGACACTCAACAAAGGAGAATTAA